The DNA sequence CGGTAATCATATGAACTCAAGGGACCCACCCATTACGTGGCAATATGGGCCCGTTCCCTAATAATTGATAAGGTATAAGAGTCAGAGAGCAAGTCCGTACTATCACATGAGGGTTGCATCCCCTTGGCCTTAAGTGTTGGGTGAGTCATCGTGGTTCCACATGGTTGCCGATATGTGGATCTCACATGTGATCTAGTAATTGGGTCCCGCGTGAGAGTACATGGTAATATCTTCCACATCAGCCTTgtctctgaaaaaaaaaaaaaagagtttaaatatcataatttcACCCCGACAAACACCGAGGCATTTTGTGGTAGAACCTCACAACTATCGAACTGTGCAGATAATAATTAACAAGTTGAGaacaatattaatattgttaGAAGTGGGCATTTGTGCATGATGCCTAGTTTCATGAGTATGTGTGGTAgctatatctttccttttaagttatctgattttgatattttggtttttcAAGTTGATGTTTAGACCTTGTAATTTTATGTTCGCATTTTACCTGTTTTCTTCTGAAAGAAGGAAATTTGTTAATAACATACTACAAAGCAGTTCCCAAAGTACAAGAAACAGAGCTAGAGGCCTAACCAGCTAGGCCAATAATAGCAGCAACGTGAGAGTCTTCATGGCTGATATTATGACTGCAAACCTCTTGAAAAACTACATTTCCCAGGTATTTATTTGATCATATCTAGTGATACATGTCCTCAACTCTAATTGCTTTAATAGTTGATGTTGAGTTAACATTATTCTTATGAATTTTGTGGATTTGACTTTGGGTGCAGCAAATGATCAGATTCAAGTTATTGGTATGATTAAGCTCTTTGGAATAGGAGTTTTCTAACACTTTTCAAAGTTTGAGTCCCAACATTTGTTCAAAATTGTATAAAAGATCAATTATGCAAATTTGTAGTATATTCTCATATCAAAGATATTACAATTTATTTCctcacccaaaaaaataaaaaataaaaaaggaaatattatattcaaatctGGGTGTCCCCAGGggtatccttttttttttatatatataatattattttgcaactTTGCCATCAATGTGAATTAGGGTGGTATTGTTTGCAGATGACACCAATGCAATATTGGTAGCCCTTGTTACAATAGAGTCCTCTACATAGGACATGTTCTCTAGTTTAGTGGTTGTTTGGTGGCCATTGAGGTTTGTCACCAATAAGAGTGTCCACACTTGACAGTAGACACCAATGAAAAAGGTGGCTTTTAGCCAAAATTCTAGTAGtgtaatgttgtataatggcttaggaagttataggaaaaaaaaagaatttaaaaaatatatgaaacaaattttgtaaaatagaaggaaaaaaaagtgtaaaaataaaataaattgtaaaaaaataaaataaaataaaaaataacagcTGACTGACGTTAGTTAGTGgttgcatttgaaatttggccTAGAAttcctgtcggatataaccgacaagaatttatattaaatatattcatGTGGATTATATCCGACAGGAATGCTAGAATTTCTGGCCCGGGCCCGAGGCTGGTTGGATTGTGCCAACCAATTGGCCCTTTAGCCCTTTCAAATTCCATGAGACCCAAGAGCTATTTGGCCTAACCCTGGGTTAGAGACGATTTTCAGAGTATTTTCGACACTCTTACCTTTTAAgcccttcagttggagatgaccaTTAATAATGCAAGACACGTCTTATTTGCAGCCAAACTAGTGGGCCCAAAAGGACATTTGATTCATGTATGCAGCCAAGTAATGTCGTTTTAactctttaataaaaaaaacagccTTAAAAACAACAATCTTTACACGTTAGACACctcaaattgaagaaaatattaACCTTTTAGATACAAAATAACATGTGACAACAATTTAACCTCCACGTAATCAAGCAAAAGAACACACTCGCCCTTCATAAATTACATACCCAACACATTAATGCAAATTATCATACCATTAAACCTCTAACCACAAATCACTCTCCGAGGTTCATACAAAAACCATATATTATGCAGAGCAGATGGTGACACTTTTAAGGTAGCATCCCTACATACTTACACCACTACCTCCTAGAatatccaaaaccaaaaccaaaaccaaaacaagaaCCCATGTCTTCTGCAACCACTTTATCTTTCTGTGCTTCTTCACAACAGCTTCAACAGTATCGAAAGATTCCTGCATCACACAACCACACACGCTTTCTACTAACTTGCAGTCGCAGGTACGTTGCCAAAACTCGGTGTCACAAACCAACAGCATTGGCAGTTGGAGCATTAGTTCGTGCTCGGTGCACAAACTGACCTTTCACCCGGGGATGCTGCTCTGCTAGTATTTTCCGGCTTTGGTATCTGACCTGCGTATAGACATTAGCTGTTAAGGATTGGGAACACCTTTATGACATGGGTTATTTAGGTGATTTGGTATTAGCAGCTCAAAAGTGAGGGCTGTCCGGTACATTCGATCTAAGGTGGAAGTTTCCGAGTTGGTTAGGAAGTAATAAAGCTTGTTGGAGAATAATAATTGCAAATGTAGTTAAACCGAGCTTTCCTTGTACATGGCAACAACAATGTGTTATTCAAAAGCCCTCAAATGTGACATTAGGATGATTACTAAAATTAAAGACGAGGATAATACCTTCTTTTCAAAGCATCGATCTTTCCGCTTCAGTCGGAACTTGGTCAGAGCTGCTTCCCTTTGGCTGGAACGAAGAGGATCAGCTCCTCCAAAGCCCTCATGAACAGAACGACCACTGTCATTCAAACTCTCAGAAGCCTCCATCTCACCAGACACAGCCAGAGTGGCATTTCCATTAGTGCTACTACAATTGCTTCCATGTCCACTGCGACCAACAGCATTACCAACAGCATTGCCTAAACTACTACAGCCACTTTGCCCAGTAGCAGGCGAACCAGGTCTCAGTTCCTCCATTTGCTCCTGGTTGTTCTGCCCCTGCACAGTCTGGCCAATAGATTTATAGGTTGTCTTGTCAGACAGGTGACAACCTTCTTCTGAGAGGTAAACTTCAGGATTGGAATGATATGGGGAATTCACAGGATAGGAGGATTGTTCTCCATTGCAAGCCGATTTGCTACTCCATGTTGGGGTTACATCTGATTGTCTATGAAACAAGGATGGGAAAGAATGACCGTATGCAGTGCAAATATTATCAGACTTTGCCCCAGCGATAGGAACCATCCCAAGTTGAGAGCGTGGAAAGCATAAATCAGCTTCCTCAGTTTGACCGGAAACCAAGGTAGACATGTTTTCCTGGCTATCATGGGATTTATTTGCAACCTCCGATTCAGTGATGGGAAATGTTGGGAAAAAGGATTGCAACGTCTTGCTATTATTATACCTGCATGAAAGAACAATTGGTTGATCAGAAAATTCAGCAATCTAATCACTAGTTTGCATTCAATGTTTAAACAAGTTACAAGTCATTCCATTTTTGTTTCCGTTCTTACAAAGCGTAATAAGATTCTCCCTAAGCACCAAgttattccattttttttttaataattattgtatTGTTGCCATCAGCTTTGCTGCTGCCAACAGAATTACCACTGTATAGCTGCCACTATTAATATACAATTCCTTATTAGTTATTATTCAGATCAAAATCACTATAAATTGTCATTCACAAATTGATAAAGAAGACCCCAGACGCATGCTTTAATTTTGTTCTCATCATCACTCAAGTTTACGAAAACAGGGACCTGAACACTCACCATGAAAAGGCAGAAGCATCAGAATGGTTCAGCACAGGCCTTTCATCGTTCACTTGCTTGTTTGAACCATCCAGAGAACTTCTCAAAGAAAGTTCCAGTTGTGGAGTGGATCCCATGTGCTTTGTACCGTCGTCTCTATTGTCAGGGGGTCCGGCAGTGCACTTTGGCCAATTACCAAAGGCTCCAATAAAGTCAATAGCTCCACTGGAGGGTTCATCCAGTCCATAACGGCTGATGTGAGTTTCAGAAGTGATATTAGCATCTCCTTTGTAACTTTCCGGTTGCATACCTTCACCTCGAACCATTTTTGTAGCAGAAACATTGTCCTCTCTGAGTCTTAATCCAGTTGAGGTATAACCTTCCTTCAAAGGTACAGCATATGATCCAAATGTACCTGACTTCTCTGCAAAACAAATGGCTTGTTGGATACCCCATTCTAAAATTACTGAAAGACGAAAAAAACTCCGAACAAATACAGAGAGAAAGCAGGAAAATATGGCATACCTTTTGCTTCACTCTCAAGCACAACAGATTCGTTGTCCGGTCTAGCACACTCCTTGAGCCTTTCCATATCTGTATTGCTTAAATTAGAAGCACTCTCATACCTTAGCTGTGGAATATCCTGCATATTTTGCATGTACCCACTCTCAGCTTCCATGTAAGGCGTCGTACAAGAACTCTGCACAAGAGATGCAGTTTGTATATGAAATTCCATGGAGCCAACCTATTCTATAAGTATAAAGTTTTCTCGAGCTATAGTGACCTCACACCCCagcccgggctcgactccactgtacGCTTTAACTCTGACTACGctttcacggttttgtttatgagaACTCATTGGACCACCCATACTGAGATTTCTCTCGGGCacactcgcttaacttcggagttccgatgaaacccgaaaccagtgagctctcaaaagagCTCATACTAGGTAGacatggaaatatacatataagacctAAAGGATCCCTTCCCTAGACGATGGAGGATGTTCCAGACATCTTTTATGTAGAAGAAAAAAGCATTGAAGTTCTCTTCGAGAATTGTGAGACTGTAGAGAACTCTAAATTTATCCTAAACCCTTTATTTTcaacttaattttcaaatatacTTACTTGGGCTTCACTTCCTTTCTCACTGCATTCCTTATTTTCCTGCATGGAAGCTGCGTAACCATTTGAATGTTTACTTGCTAAATTGTTCTCGCAAGTGGCTTCGACTTTTTTCTGTGTAACATTAACGTTTTGTGGAACCGGTGCACCGCTACGCTGGTAGAAAGTAAAACACCAAGAGAAAAGACATGTATCATTAAACTGTAACACTGCCGcgcaattaaacaaaaacaaggaATCAACAACAAAGATGTACTGAAGGGGGAAGGTGAAAAATGGAACATACAGTTTGCCTTCTCCAAACATGCTGCCAAAGGTTCCGCAGCTCATTCCGCCTTACAGGCTTAATGAGATAGTCAGCTGCACCTTTCAGCATGCATTTCAAAACCCTGCTAGTTGAATCCTCAGAGGACATCACTGCACGGCAATACGAAAACTTTAGTTTCGAGTTCCATTTTCACACCGacaaacaattaaaaagaaaagagcacATTGTTAGGTCAAAGCAACATACTTATTACAGGTATGTTCTTGCACATGTCGTGTTCCATGACTAACGTAAGGAGCGCGAATCCGGAAATCGACGGCAGCTCTGTCTCTGTTAATATAAGATCCATCTTATGATGTTTCCTCTTTATGACCTCCCACGCCTTTAATCCATCTCCGACTGCAACAACTGCTTAATCCAAACAGACAGTCTCTTTTTAGAAAATGAAGATCCACACTTTCTACAAACTTGTCCAAATTTCTAAATTACCAGAATCACCTTAACAAAAACATTAAATTAGAAAAAGATCCAGACTTTTTACCAAAGTTAAgtcaaataatcaaaattttcaaaacccagaaaaggaAACAGTGCAACAGACCTTTGTAACCGCATTTTCGGAGAAGCGCAGCGATGATCTGCCGCGTCGAATCATCGGCTTCAACCAGCAGAACCCGGAGCACCAATTTTGGCAGGTTGCTCTCCCAGCTCACCACCTCCCCAGAACCACTACCACCACTGCCTCCTCCGCCGCCATCCTCATCCTCCACGTTCTTCTCCAGCTTCACAGCCTCCCTACCCTCACCACCACTCACAGCAACTTCACCCATTTTTCAAAACTCCAccaaaaatccaaaacccaatTTCTCAGAGCTAGTAAGAATCCAAAAGTCAACAGAAAACTAGGGTTTAACGATTCCGAGTTGCAGAGATCAAAGATTCAAACTACACCAATTTTTTGagctcgaagaagaagaagggcagtaaaaaaaatctgaaaaacctTCCAGTGAAATTCGGGAAATAAGGGGGTGGATTTTAGGCGTTCGCTCACAGCCGCGAAAATATCTTTCGATGCCTGGATCAAAAGGAGGGTCGTCATTGGCTTCTGGGTGCGAAGCCCACGTGGGGCATCCTCCGCCACCGGTTTTATATGTTCCTCCCTTCGCTTGTATTGATCTCATCAGCGGCCGGCGGGACCCACTTCGGACACGTGTTTGCGAGCCTGGGGTTTCCCGAACTAGATATTTTTTAGGAGGATTGCCACGTCTTCTTTTGCAATCACTTTGGATCTCGTGGTGGTGAATACGCACACGTGGAGGATTTATGagcaatcatttttttttttttaacaaacaatattatatcTATTCagtttaacaaacgatattatctacactaaataaGAAGGGTTTGGTTTAATTTTACAAtaaactagcaataatataattcaaatttgtttttgcaATTACTTTGATCTCGTGGTGGTGAATATTGGGATTGCCACGTCTTCTTTTGCAATCACTTTGGATCTCGTGGTGGTGAATACGCACACATGGAGGATTTATGagcaatcattttttttttaacaaacaatattatatcTATTCagtttaacaaatgatattatctatactaagtaAGAAagatttggtttagttttacAATAGACTagaaataatgtggttcaaattcgtcttggGTGAGAATCAAAACTAAAACCTGTTAGgtataaatgaaaagaaatattacTAAGTCTTAATATTAAGTGGCTATACGTAATCTTTTTTaagcttgtttttattttgtttttctctttttattttccgAACTCTAATATCATACTGCTACAATTTAGTAGGGAGTGATATGGattaatcatattaatttgTTGTTGAACTCGTAGTTTATAAAATCCATACTTAAGTAAAAGAAAATACTAGTGGACtagctattttatttttaccttaaaatgaaaaaaaaaaatctacattTTACACCTTTCATATTTTAGGAGATTTTCAAAACTAGCCgcgaaattttaattttctcatattACTTTCTTAGGTTTTGAAGTTGCAGTAATTTACACTTTTGTTTGATGAATTATATGACTTTTAGTTAAATTAATGATCTGGTGAACAAGAAATCAGTAACGGAGTAGAAGTGGAAGACATATTTACCCcacactaacaaaaaaaatcatcattcttataaataattatacatttacaaattaaaaaaacatgtaAATTGAGTGATTTTAAAATCGTTAGAGCatatgagaaaattaaaacatcGTAACTCATTCAAAAAcctcaaaccaaaaaaatgtctctccctctcttttattttgtaagCTTTTGCATcatattgtttattttctttttattgtatGCATGGTATTGCTTGGGATTCTTGTTTTTAATGACTCATAAGATCTTGGATTTTGTCcaaattttctgttttgctctcTGTAAAGAATATAAAATTTTCTTATCGGAAGattgacaaaattaaatataatttataCTTAGTGATTCTATTATAGTTAAACTATTTTGGACATACGtgtgaaattgaaatgatgGGATGTTAAAGTGACGGTGTCAATAACAAATTTATATTACAAATTTGATATTCTTGgcattatatataaataaataaataaataatacttcgtatataaaacaaaacaaaatacatCACAAATATTTGTGCGTGGGGCCTGTGGGCGTATACCAGTGACAATTACAAACACACGAAACAACTTTTGACCAAACGAATGAAACAAGAGGCAAAAAATGCATCTACTGTTTCGGCGCTCAGCAAAAACCACCACAACCGCCACTCGCTACCTCGCCCTCCCGCCAAAAACCccatcctcttcctcctccttcttccacTCCTCCCAACCCCGTCACCAAACGCCAGATATCGGCTCTCCTTCCAGAGTCCAAAAGCTCATCGCCTCCCAATCCGACCCTCTCCTCGCCAAAGAAATCTTCGACTACGCCGCCCGCCACCCAAATTTCCGCC is a window from the Pyrus communis chromosome 16, drPyrComm1.1, whole genome shotgun sequence genome containing:
- the LOC137720007 gene encoding two-component response regulator-like APRR5 isoform X1; this encodes MGEVAVSGGEGREAVKLEKNVEDEDGGGGGSGGSGSGEVVSWESNLPKLVLRVLLVEADDSTRQIIAALLRKCGYKVVAVGDGLKAWEVIKRKHHKMDLILTETELPSISGFALLTLVMEHDMCKNIPVIMMSSEDSTSRVLKCMLKGAADYLIKPVRRNELRNLWQHVWRRQTRSGAPVPQNVNVTQKKVEATCENNLASKHSNGYAASMQENKECSEKGSEAQSSCTTPYMEAESGYMQNMQDIPQLRYESASNLSNTDMERLKECARPDNESVVLESEAKEKSGTFGSYAVPLKEGYTSTGLRLREDNVSATKMVRGEGMQPESYKGDANITSETHISRYGLDEPSSGAIDFIGAFGNWPKCTAGPPDNRDDGTKHMGSTPQLELSLRSSLDGSNKQVNDERPVLNHSDASAFSWYNNSKTLQSFFPTFPITESEVANKSHDSQENMSTLVSGQTEEADLCFPRSQLGMVPIAGAKSDNICTAYGHSFPSLFHRQSDVTPTWSSKSACNGEQSSYPVNSPYHSNPEVYLSEEGCHLSDKTTYKSIGQTVQGQNNQEQMEELRPGSPATGQSGCSSLGNAVGNAVGRSGHGSNCSSTNGNATLAVSGEMEASESLNDSGRSVHEGFGGADPLRSSQREAALTKFRLKRKDRCFEKKVRYQSRKILAEQHPRVKGQFVHRARTNAPTANAVGL
- the LOC137720007 gene encoding two-component response regulator-like APRR9 isoform X2, whose product is MGEVAVSGGEGREAVKLEKNVEDEDGGGGGSGGSGSGEVVSWESNLPKLVLRVLLVEADDSTRQIIAALLRKCGYKVVAVGDGLKAWEVIKRKHHKMDLILTETELPSISGFALLTLVMEHDMCKNIPVIMMSSEDSTSRVLKCMLKGAADYLIKPVRRNELRNLWQHVWRRQTRSGAPVPQNVNVTQKKVEATCENNLASKHSNGYAASMQENKECSEKGSEAQDIPQLRYESASNLSNTDMERLKECARPDNESVVLESEAKEKSGTFGSYAVPLKEGYTSTGLRLREDNVSATKMVRGEGMQPESYKGDANITSETHISRYGLDEPSSGAIDFIGAFGNWPKCTAGPPDNRDDGTKHMGSTPQLELSLRSSLDGSNKQVNDERPVLNHSDASAFSWYNNSKTLQSFFPTFPITESEVANKSHDSQENMSTLVSGQTEEADLCFPRSQLGMVPIAGAKSDNICTAYGHSFPSLFHRQSDVTPTWSSKSACNGEQSSYPVNSPYHSNPEVYLSEEGCHLSDKTTYKSIGQTVQGQNNQEQMEELRPGSPATGQSGCSSLGNAVGNAVGRSGHGSNCSSTNGNATLAVSGEMEASESLNDSGRSVHEGFGGADPLRSSQREAALTKFRLKRKDRCFEKKVRYQSRKILAEQHPRVKGQFVHRARTNAPTANAVGL